Proteins encoded within one genomic window of Anopheles gambiae chromosome 3, idAnoGambNW_F1_1, whole genome shotgun sequence:
- the LOC1277709 gene encoding tektin-2: MANKAAVTFEKPLQHLSLADWHSRLTQLKNVAYTQRSDAFELRHSARNLRNETRIQTYWDTYHNNDRLSDRVAELDRWREKMRIMLGRVVDEIQALREEKSSTERDLDGHITPLTVVTECIGMRDCRLGSELTYDEGDTELKNELCIVENNQRLLRDQNQAAWEQLNRLQEVKFKLELDLTDKDEAQAIDAHQLQVDQHCGDVSFKTDPTRVPRDSCTYGNWLEYCEELVALTENTLADSFSIRESLFATREKARNILRAQQDRTAHTLRKRIFETQRARNELEYQLGKMKEEMAKCLQEIETLERAHDQKTEALKVVETRLENRAQRSGMELCIDESYHGLCDEVQKLRDTIKTLRAKIDATKTTYNSLRDHANKIDQDLQNKQHSLMTDIRALDLRGRLKTGEFGGLPTQTDRNIHLSRVEDEIPKT, from the exons ATGGCCAACAAAGCGGCCGTAACGTTCGAGAAGCCCCTGCAGCATCTCAGCCTGGCCGATTGGCACTCCCGGCTGACGCAGCTGAAGAACGTCGCCTACACGCAGCGCTCGGACGCGTTCGAGCTGCGCCATTCGGCACGCAATCTGCGGAACGAAACCCGCATCCAGACGTACTGGGACACGTACCACAACAATGACCGGCTGTCGGATCGGGTCGCCGAGCTGGACCGATGGCGGGAGAAGATGCGCATCATGCTGGGGCGCGTGGTAGACGAAATCCAGGCGCTGCGGGAGGAAAAGTCCAGCACCGAGCGCGACCTGGACGGGCACATTACGCCGCTGACGGTGGTGACGGAGTGCATCGGGATGCGGGACTGCCGGCTCGGGTCGGAGCTAACGTACGACGAGGGCGACACCGAGCTGAAGAACGAGCTGTGCATCGTGGAGAACAATCAGCGGCTGCTGCGCGACCAAAACCAGGCCGCCTGGGAGCAACTGAACCGGCTGCAGGAGGTCAAGTTCAAGCTCGAGCTCGATCTGACCGATAAGGACGAGGCGCAGGCAATCGATGCGCACCAGCTGCAGGTGGACCAGCACTGCGGGGACGTGTCGTTCAAGACGGATCCGACGCGGGTCCCGCGCGA CTCCTGTACGTACGGCAACTGGCTGGAGTACTGCGAGGAGCTGGTGGCGCTCACCGAGAACACGCTGGCCGATTCCTTCTCCATCCGCGAGTCGCTGTTTGCGACGCGTGAGAAAGCGCGCAACATTCTGCGCGCCCAGCAGGACCGCACGGCCCATACGCTGCGCAAGCGAATCTTCGAAACGCAGCGCGCCCGGAATGAGCTCGAGTATCAGCTCggcaag ATGAAGGAAGAGATGGCCAAATGTCTGCAGGAGATCGAAACGCTCGAGCGAGCGCACGACCAAAAGACGGAAGCGCTCAAGGTGGTGGAAACGCGCCTGGAAAACCGTGCCCAGCGCTCCGGCATGGAGCTGTGCATCGACGAGTCGTACCACGGGCTGTGCGACGAGGTGCAGAAGCTGCGCGACACGATCAAAACGCTGCGCGCCAAGATCGACGCCACCAAGACGACGTACAACTCGCTGCGGGATCACGCGAACAAGATCGATCAGGATCTGCAGAACAAGCAGCACTCGCTGATGACCGACATCCGGGCGCTGGATCTGCGCGGCCGGCTCAAGACGGGCGAGTTTGGCGGGCTGCCGACGCAAACCGACCGCAACATCCATCTGTCCCGCGTGGAGGACGAAATTCCTAAGACATAA